In Croceicoccus sp. Ery15, a genomic segment contains:
- a CDS encoding F0F1 ATP synthase subunit delta, with protein sequence MENTGGITASLAGRYASALFELAVDENQVTAVEGDLETLRSAIAESTDLAALLKDPEISRKQAGAAVAGVADHLHLAPLTKNFLGVLAKNRRLSSLPDMIRAFATIAAAQRGEVTADVTSAHPLDDSQVMALTQKLTAREGRDVKVRTEVDPSILGGLIVKIGSRQIDSSIRTRLNSLAQAMKG encoded by the coding sequence GTGGAGAATACGGGCGGCATCACGGCCAGTCTTGCGGGGCGCTACGCCTCGGCACTGTTCGAACTGGCAGTGGACGAGAACCAGGTTACCGCGGTCGAGGGCGACCTTGAGACGTTGCGTTCGGCGATTGCCGAATCGACCGATCTTGCTGCCTTGCTGAAGGACCCGGAAATCAGCCGCAAGCAGGCTGGCGCCGCCGTTGCGGGCGTGGCCGATCACCTGCATCTTGCCCCGCTGACCAAGAATTTCCTGGGCGTGCTGGCCAAGAACCGCCGCCTGTCGAGCCTGCCGGACATGATCCGCGCATTCGCCACCATCGCCGCCGCCCAGCGCGGCGAAGTGACCGCCGACGTCACCAGCGCCCACCCGCTGGACGATTCGCAGGTGATGGCGCTGACCCAAAAGCTGACCGCGCGCGAAGGCCGCGACGTCAAAGTTCGTACCGAGGTCGATCCTTCGATCCTTGGCGGGCTGATCGTAAAGATCGGCAGCCGCCAGATCGACAGCTCGATCCGCACCCGTCTCAACTCTCTCGCCCAGGCCATGAAGGGCTGA